Genomic DNA from Ilyobacter polytropus DSM 2926:
TGTATATTTGTTATATACATAGGTACATTCTTTTCCTCTGAAATATGCCTAACTTCCATCCCCTCATCTAGCATGGCAGACTCAAAGGTAAAACTACATCCTATTAGAAATGATACAAAGTCATCTTTCCAGAAGGATTTTATGTCGTCAAATTCTCCGTAAAGTTCTCCCTTTTTATAAACTCTATATTTTGGGATATCTGTTGTTATGTCTGAGCCTGGAGCCATTTTAGCAAACTCCCTGCTACCCATATCTGACACTTCTAATATAGGGCACTGCTTTGGATTACGCTGAGCAAAAAGGAGAAAATCATAGGCATGACTCTTTGGAAGTATCACAAGGTTTCCTTGAACATATCCATGACACATACCAGCTGTATTGCTTTTTATTTTCCCCTTTCTTATCATCTTCCGAACTTTTAAAGGCTCTAAATTTTTAAAATTTTCCATACAACCATCTCCAAATATTTTTTAAATTGGCTGAGCTATTTATAATTTAAAATTTCTTAAACTTTACAGATATTACATAACTCCTAGTACTCTCAATATACCTCTGAGTCCTAGACCACAGGCTACCAACACTACTATTCCACCTAAAATATTTGTAAGTGGTGAATTAACATATTTTCCTAGTCTTTTCTTATTGTTCATGGCATATAACAGGAAAATAGCTATTATAGGAAGAAGTATTCCGTTTGCTGCCTGGGCAAATATAATTGCCGAGAGAGGTTTTAGACCCATAGCTGAAAATACTATTCCTATTACAATAACTGTTGTCCAGATAGCCTCAAATTTCTTGTCCTTAAAATCAGATTTCCATCCCAAAGCTCCTGCCGTTGCGTAGGCCGCCGCTAAGGGTGCAGTTATTGTAGATGAAAGTCCTGCAGCAAATAATCCAAAGGCAAAGAAGTATTTGGCCCAAGAACCAAGAAGTGGTTCTACTGATTTTGCCATATCACCTGCATTGTTTATAGCTATATTTGTACCAAAGAATGCTGCCGATGCTGTAATTATAACTGCTATGGAAATTAGTCCACCCAAAATTATTGAAAGAAAAATATCCGATCTAGATTCTTTTAATCCACTGGCATCTTTCCATCTTTCCTGAACTGCAGAAGAATGAAGAAAAAGGTTATAAGGAACTACAGTTGTTCCCACCAAAGCCATTATAAGAAATACAGAACCCTTAGGAACACTAGGAATAAACATTCCTTTTAATATCTCACTCCAGTCTGGAGCTACGATTATAGCAGTAGTTATAAACGTAGCACTCATAAGTACAACTAATCCTATAAGAAACTTTTCTACAAATTTATAGTTTCCGCTTTTTAAAAGGAT
This window encodes:
- a CDS encoding Nramp family divalent metal transporter, with protein sequence MESATVLVEKKGFLQKLKTMGPAAIVTAAFIGPGTITTASIAGAKFGYALIWAMVFSIFATVVLQEMSARIGIVTRKGLGSALREQFNNPIAKYASIFLVVSAIGIGCAAYETGNILGGALGLEAVTGISMNVWGPIMGIGGYILLKSGNYKFVEKFLIGLVVLMSATFITTAIIVAPDWSEILKGMFIPSVPKGSVFLIMALVGTTVVPYNLFLHSSAVQERWKDASGLKESRSDIFLSIILGGLISIAVIITASAAFFGTNIAINNAGDMAKSVEPLLGSWAKYFFAFGLFAAGLSSTITAPLAAAYATAGALGWKSDFKDKKFEAIWTTVIVIGIVFSAMGLKPLSAIIFAQAANGILLPIIAIFLLYAMNNKKRLGKYVNSPLTNILGGIVVLVACGLGLRGILRVLGVM
- a CDS encoding putative hydro-lyase, which encodes MENFKNLEPLKVRKMIRKGKIKSNTAGMCHGYVQGNLVILPKSHAYDFLLFAQRNPKQCPILEVSDMGSREFAKMAPGSDITTDIPKYRVYKKGELYGEFDDIKSFWKDDFVSFLIGCSFTFESAMLDEGMEVRHISEEKNVPMYITNIQCEKAGIFEGPTVVSMRPLPSSEVVRAVQITSRYPGVHGSPIHIGDPQSIGIEDISNPDFGDSVDIKNKDIPVFWACGVTPQAVAMKVKPEIMITHAPGYMFITDMKNQKLSVL